From one Rhodamnia argentea isolate NSW1041297 chromosome 1, ASM2092103v1, whole genome shotgun sequence genomic stretch:
- the LOC115743385 gene encoding uncharacterized protein LOC115743385: protein MEDARAKACRGDKENQNSSYKSLEQASLDSMGSVNQNQSLVLNVRKSRSGKRCLKSPTIRGFCSRDNSIPKHLLSLDEKYLRNCLEAIHLRALKAASCNISLNLSASMRGILSNGLNLGNVLNENASDFTKFAFARSLVIGAADGDESLAGGWILGSIMGSESMLNIMNSPLMHRISALECGAHFRRSNVDVVKDRLCHDTSLSNQLSICSSQKLEKEMPNSGSFDCEPEAKHMRFFSMSSVNSMSSELSSSSSYSSCCSSPAASVSQGMLHCTWNGGIPHFVFSLGDQTELYIADLAKVSSALETPGYMYSFYSKIQGQKENAVCRGENPVVGILKVSRRVICCQNDSKINETEFVLYGCENYAGGGETEPSSKNLTKYKSLSKKVMEVFKNGQMHRQVSIPTFGGASFILENQCSNKCKDISNKVDSGNDIRVCYLPKNLELAAIVTKEHVKEDKMEHAGGWGLKFLNKFGHSQNLDSPRPSPPSQRRTQNRGHSSTSMDVIISAGIHGGPRIPNAGPSSLIERWRSNGRCDCGGWDLGCPLTILNSASNKEEILLQEEVQGKCKEFDLYKQGSEHCLPTLRVTNVSDSLYVVHFQSTLSALQSFAIAVAYIHTQVRSLLPKNVQELK from the exons ATGGAAGATGCTCGTGCAAAAGCTTGCAGAGGTGACAAGGAGAATCAGAACTCGTCATATAAATCACTGGAGCAAGCTTCTTTGGATTCAATGGGAAGTGTGAATCAAAACCAGTCTCTAGTGTTAAATGTCAGGAAATCAAGAAGCGGCAAAAGATGCCTAAAAAGCCCAACTATCCGAGGCTTCTGTAGCCGAGATAATTCGATTCCAAAGCATTTGCTGAGTCTAGATGAGAAGTATCTTCGAAATTGCCTTGAGGCAATACATCTCAGGGCATTGAAAGCCGCATCATGCAACATCTCTTTGAATTTGAGTGCTTCGATGAGGGGTATCTTGTCCAATGGCTTGAATTTGGGTAACGTATTGAATGAGAATGCCAGTGATTTTACCAAGTTTGCTTTTGCTCGCTCGTTGGTAATTGGGGCTGCAGACGGAGATGAGAGCCTTGCTGGCGGTTGGATTCTAGGTTCAATTATGGGGAGCGAAAGCATGCTTAATATAATGAATAGCCCTTTAATGCACCGGATTAGTGCCCTTGAATGTGGAGCTCACTTTAGAAGATCTAACGTAGATGTGGTTAAGGATCGTTTGTGTCATGACACGAGTTTGTCAAACCAGTTGAGCATCTGTTCATCACAGAAGCTAGAGAAGGAAATGCCAAATTCGGGTTCATTTGATTGTGAACCAGAGGCAAAGCACATGAGATTCTTTTCGATGTCAAGTGTGAACTCCATGAGTTCCGAACTATCCTCTTCCTCATCCTACTCATCTTGCTGTTCTTCTCCTGCTGCTTCTGTGTCTCAAGGAATGCTGCATTGCACATGGAACGGTGGCATTCcacattttgttttctctttgggTGATCAGACAGAACTGTATATTGCTGATCTCGCAAAGGTTTCGTCTGCTTTAGAGACGCCAGGTTATATGTACTCTTTCTATTCCAAAATTCAAGGTCAAAAGGAAAACGCGGTCTGTCGTGGGGAGAACCCGGTTGTTGGTATATTGAAGGTATCGAGGAGAGTCATTTGTTGTCAGAACGATTCAAAGATCAATGAGACTGAGTTTGTTCTATATGGTTGTGAAAATTATGCGGGAGGTGGAGAGACCGAACCTTCAAGCAAGAACCTGACAAAATACAAGAGTTTGTCGAAGAAGGTGATGGAAGTTTTCAAGAACGGCCAAATGCACAGGCAAGTGAGTATTCCAACATTTGGGGGAGCTAGTTTCATTTTGGAAAATCAGTGCTCTAATAAATGTAAGGATATCTCCAATAAGGTTGATTCTGGTAATGATATTCGGGTATGCTATCTTCCTAAGAACCTTGAGTTGGCGGCCATTGTCACAAAGGAGCACGTCAAAGAAGATAAAATGGAGCATGCAGGAGGCTGGGGATTGAAATTTCTTAATAAGTTTGGACACAGTCAGAACCTTGATTCCCCAAGACCCTCACCACCCTCTCAACGTCGCACTCAAAACAGAGGCCATAGCTCAACTAGTATGGATGTTATAATCTCAGCAGGTATCCATGGTGGTCCAAGAATCCCGAATGCTGGCCCTTCTAGTCTTATAGAGAGATGGAGGTCCAATGGACGTTGCGATTGTGGTGGGTGGGACCTGGGGTGTCCGCTCACTATACTGAACAGCGCATCAAACAAGGAAGAGATTTTGCTGCAAGAGGAAGTGCAAGGAAAGTGCAAAGAATTCGATCTTTACAAACAG GGTTCGGAGCATTGCCTCCCCACCTTAAGGGTGACAAATGTGAGTGACAGTTTGTATGTTGTACATTTTCAATCAACTCTGTCAGCTCTGCAGTCCTTCGCAATTGCAGTTGCATACATTCATACACAGGTCCGCTCTCTACTACCCAAGAATGTACAGGAGTTGAAGTAA